A genomic window from Candidatus Bathyarchaeota archaeon includes:
- a CDS encoding helix-turn-helix transcriptional regulator, which translates to MSTKIVKIISNPEGIRVLADPVRREILRIIQDEPQTQTQLARELNLSKPSVKHHVQLLLHHQMIKIAFTKIESHGIIQKYFEPTSSLLIEDFEKTPINLQKYFLQFHIERLRGMLSVLQLTGSLKGQLSGLTSKEIKELAQEIAKKIAKVGKKYQKTNCQITRETLLIMIYSEALDQAMSEDMLQSLFEKNIVE; encoded by the coding sequence TTGTCAACAAAAATTGTAAAGATAATTAGTAATCCTGAGGGCATTAGAGTTTTAGCAGACCCAGTACGCAGAGAAATTCTTCGCATTATTCAAGACGAACCACAAACTCAAACACAACTTGCCCGAGAGTTGAATCTTTCTAAACCCTCAGTAAAACACCATGTTCAGTTGCTTCTTCATCATCAAATGATTAAAATTGCATTTACAAAAATTGAATCTCACGGAATAATTCAAAAATATTTTGAGCCAACATCTAGTTTACTAATTGAGGACTTTGAAAAAACTCCAATAAATTTACAGAAATATTTCCTTCAATTTCACATAGAAAGATTAAGGGGCATGTTAAGTGTTTTACAACTGACAGGGAGTCTGAAAGGTCAATTATCAGGATTAACTTCGAAAGAAATAAAAGAATTAGCCCAAGAAATAGCAAAAAAAATAGCAAAAGTTGGAAAAAAATATCAAAAGACTAACTGTCAAATAACACGAGAAACATTACTTATCATGATTTACAGTGAAGCACTCGATCAAGCAATGAGTGAAGATATGTTGCAATCTCTTTTTGAAAAAAATATAGTTGAATAA
- the tfb gene encoding transcription initiation factor IIB (stabilizes TBP binding to an archaeal box-A promoter; responsible for recruiting RNA polymerase II to the pre-initiation complex), with amino-acid sequence MNFVSSEKCIECGTSLLIRDPETGEVVCGKCGVVISTQVADLGPEWRAYTPEEQKQKIRVGSPETLCIHDKGLSTKIDWRDITGFKPEKRAQLKRISQWQQRSRISNSSERSISLALIEIRRVSDKLRLPKNIIETASVIYRKAVNKKLIRGRTIRGMAAASTYLACRQNKLIRSISKISNVSGIKRKEISSNYRYLVKELKIFVPIVRPNQHITKLSNSLELNGVTEGIAHKILIGAKKQKLTSGRGAKSIAAAACYIASRIVGNYRTQREVADAAELTEVTIRNRYKEMLKRLTITVNL; translated from the coding sequence ATGAATTTCGTTTCAAGCGAAAAATGTATTGAATGTGGGACTTCATTGCTTATTCGAGACCCAGAAACTGGTGAAGTTGTTTGTGGAAAATGTGGAGTAGTCATATCCACACAAGTTGCAGATTTAGGACCAGAATGGAGAGCATACACGCCCGAAGAACAAAAACAAAAAATACGTGTTGGATCCCCAGAAACTTTGTGTATTCATGATAAAGGGCTTTCAACCAAAATTGATTGGCGAGATATAACTGGTTTTAAACCTGAAAAAAGAGCTCAACTGAAGCGCATTAGTCAATGGCAACAAAGAAGCAGGATATCTAATTCTTCAGAAAGAAGCATTTCTTTAGCATTAATAGAGATCCGCAGGGTTTCCGACAAATTAAGATTGCCTAAAAACATTATAGAAACAGCCTCAGTAATATACAGAAAAGCAGTAAACAAAAAATTAATCAGAGGACGAACAATTCGAGGAATGGCTGCAGCATCAACATATCTGGCATGTAGACAAAACAAACTTATTCGGAGTATTTCAAAAATTTCTAATGTTTCTGGAATCAAGCGCAAAGAAATATCGTCAAATTATAGATACTTAGTTAAAGAACTGAAAATTTTTGTCCCAATAGTCCGTCCAAACCAACATATTACAAAGCTGTCTAACAGCCTTGAATTAAATGGAGTAACAGAAGGAATAGCACATAAGATTCTTATAGGGGCAAAAAAACAAAAACTAACGTCAGGAAGAGGGGCAAAAAGCATTGCTGCAGCTGCATGCTATATTGCTTCAAGAATAGTTGGAAATTACAGAACACAAAGAGAAGTTGCAGATGCTGCCGAACTAACTGAAGTTACTATCAGAAACAGGTACAAAGAAATGTTGAAACGGTTAACAATTACTGTTAACCTATAA
- the ectA gene encoding diaminobutyrate acetyltransferase has product MQNENDDLDFNIRKVKVEDIKEVYKLLVENRPYVGLNSRYTYFLLARDFSDTCVVAEHNGKIVGFSSGYVSPSRTDTFFNWETVVHKDYRGNNLQKQMLLHQLKNTNVDYFEGTINPSNKVSENNFFELAELLNTKCQKRVLFKEKDFENSGHEAEILCRIGPLKKLQTQIKGK; this is encoded by the coding sequence ATGCAAAATGAAAATGACGATTTGGACTTCAACATTCGGAAGGTCAAAGTAGAAGATATCAAAGAAGTTTACAAGTTACTTGTGGAGAATAGACCTTATGTTGGTTTGAATTCTCGCTACACTTATTTTCTTTTAGCACGAGACTTTTCAGATACCTGTGTTGTCGCAGAACATAATGGCAAAATAGTCGGATTTTCTTCAGGTTATGTTTCCCCTTCTAGAACTGACACCTTTTTTAATTGGGAAACTGTCGTTCACAAAGATTACAGGGGAAATAATCTACAAAAACAGATGCTTTTACATCAACTCAAAAATACAAACGTAGACTATTTTGAGGGAACTATCAACCCATCAAATAAAGTCTCTGAAAATAATTTCTTTGAACTAGCTGAATTATTGAACACAAAATGCCAAAAAAGAGTGTTGTTTAAAGAAAAAGATTTTGAGAACAGCGGACATGAAGCTGAAATTCTTTGTAGAATTGGTCCACTTAAAAAACTTCAGACACAGATCAAGGGAAAGTAA
- the ablA gene encoding lysine 2,3-aminomutase, which yields MEKFVKLSTYQKSIARKVSKYTTEGNWKDYTWQLKQSIKDVVTFEKLTGISFTKKEHKEFEKIVSKFPISITPYYASLIDKENYQNDPIFKQAFPNPAELKVSRYDLSDPLHEDKDSPVEGITHRYPDRVLFLVSNRCSMYCRHCTRKRKVGDCDHIPSREQILKGIQYIKKNRQVRDVLLSGGDPLMLPDDYLDWILTELRKISHVEIIRIGSRMPVVLPYRITNALVKMLKKHHPIWFNTHFNHPRELTQSARQALCKLADAGIPLGNQSVLLAGVNDCPRIMKKLNQKLVQNRVRPYYLFQCDLSEGLSHFRTPIGKGIEIVESLVGHTSGLAVPTYVVDAPGGGGKIPIMPNYLISYSTNKVVLRNYEGIITTYHEPDSYEPIFCERNCNECSLLLKLDEADETKAIGIEKLLTDADTETTLIPNGNPRLERRNE from the coding sequence ATGGAAAAATTCGTAAAACTTAGTACCTATCAAAAATCTATTGCGAGAAAGGTAAGTAAATACACAACAGAGGGAAACTGGAAAGACTACACCTGGCAGTTAAAGCAGTCAATAAAGGATGTAGTTACTTTTGAAAAATTAACTGGAATATCATTTACAAAAAAAGAACATAAAGAATTTGAAAAAATCGTTAGCAAATTTCCAATTAGCATTACTCCTTATTATGCATCGTTAATAGACAAAGAAAATTACCAAAATGACCCGATATTCAAGCAAGCGTTTCCTAATCCGGCGGAATTGAAGGTTTCACGATACGACCTGTCAGACCCATTGCACGAAGATAAAGACAGCCCAGTAGAAGGAATTACACATCGGTATCCAGACAGGGTGCTGTTCTTGGTCAGCAACCGGTGCTCCATGTATTGCAGACATTGCACACGAAAAAGGAAAGTTGGAGATTGCGACCATATTCCGTCAAGGGAACAAATCCTCAAAGGAATTCAATATATCAAAAAAAATCGTCAGGTCCGTGATGTCTTGCTTTCAGGCGGCGACCCTTTGATGTTGCCTGATGATTATCTTGATTGGATTTTAACTGAACTCAGAAAAATTTCCCATGTTGAAATAATTCGAATTGGTTCAAGGATGCCTGTTGTTCTGCCTTACAGAATAACTAATGCCCTTGTAAAAATGCTAAAGAAACATCATCCAATATGGTTTAATACTCATTTTAATCATCCAAGAGAACTTACTCAGTCAGCTCGTCAAGCACTTTGTAAATTAGCTGATGCTGGGATTCCACTAGGAAATCAATCAGTATTGCTTGCGGGAGTAAACGATTGTCCACGGATAATGAAAAAACTTAATCAAAAACTTGTACAAAACAGAGTTCGCCCTTACTATTTGTTCCAATGTGACCTTTCAGAAGGACTTTCCCATTTTCGAACACCCATCGGAAAAGGAATTGAAATTGTAGAAAGCCTAGTAGGTCACACGTCGGGTCTTGCAGTTCCGACGTATGTTGTGGATGCTCCAGGTGGAGGGGGAAAAATTCCAATCATGCCAAATTATCTGATTTCTTATTCCACAAACAAAGTTGTGCTAAGAAATTATGAAGGAATCATAACGACATACCACGAACCTGACAGTTATGAACCGATTTTCTGTGAACGAAACTGTAACGAGTGTAGTTTACTCTTAAAATTAGATGAAGCAGACGAAACAAAAGCCATAGGAATAGAAAAACTATTGACAGATGCAGATACTGAAACAACTCTAATACCTAACGGAAACCCTAGACTCGAACGAAGAAATGAATAA
- a CDS encoding NUDIX hydrolase — translation MRRAYPVQPVVGVGAVVVDSGKILLVKRGVEPSLGKWSFPGGAVELGECVRDAVLRETNEETCLEIELIQDTPLDAYDIFEWDKQGKLWYHYVLLQFLGKPKNGVLKPTSDAKDAKWVPLNEANNYDLAGSVRHFLQKHMKQLKTC, via the coding sequence TTGAGGCGTGCGTATCCGGTTCAGCCTGTTGTGGGTGTGGGTGCAGTTGTTGTTGATTCTGGTAAAATTCTTTTGGTAAAACGTGGTGTTGAACCTTCTTTGGGTAAGTGGAGTTTTCCTGGTGGTGCAGTGGAGTTGGGTGAGTGTGTTCGGGATGCTGTGCTGCGGGAAACTAACGAAGAAACGTGCTTAGAAATAGAACTTATCCAAGACACTCCTTTGGATGCTTACGATATTTTTGAGTGGGATAAACAAGGTAAACTTTGGTATCATTATGTGTTGCTTCAGTTTCTGGGTAAACCAAAAAATGGGGTCCTAAAACCTACAAGTGATGCAAAAGATGCCAAATGGGTTCCGTTAAACGAAGCAAACAACTACGACCTCGCAGGGTCGGTTCGTCATTTCCTTCAAAAACACATGAAACAATTGAAAACCTGCTAG
- a CDS encoding PQQ-binding-like beta-propeller repeat protein, translating into MKILNQKINLPALALIVILTMSASLIVIPTSLAQPGTTWPSFPVLSIIPDEAGVGQEVLLSYGITRQTAWPQSGWTGITVTVTAPDGSTQTLGPYNTDTTGLGGAVFIPTMAGTYKFVCNFPEQEVTVSVAGLEAGTRMLASHTPEIELVVTEDAERHFFPDTPLPDEYWVRPIDAQNREWYQIAGSWLDGAYKRGHYNRNADGNAAPETGHILWEMVQDVGGLAGGIEAGWHSFEDGDAYEGKWSNPMIIAGTLIGVRYVRGLQYTYAVNVRTGEMMWEKVLGEDIGLTLSPSFGELKYWSTMNNHGYYAYIWATQGSTWHAFDPLTGVWEYTMTNVPSGTRVPGPNGEIMIYSISIQAGTMSVWNTTAAYYDMMLAEYGDNPLAEYQAGRWRPIGTTFNAGNGTTLTTSFPTNLDGSIEIVIPLNKVVGTNMQWAGGAAVQNPQIWAVDLRPGREGQVLFNKAWPLPEVGVHYDFAGSHPFSVEHDVFVITGKETRLHYGISMTTGNQLWATTAFEPYNNAYSNVYMDPWGQSVCYDNKLITAGFGGVVTAYNLANGNMLWQYRGGNEYGEFLFGNDWSLVTGFISDGKVYLFHTEHSAIDPKPRGAPTVCLDINSGNEVWRTDGLRLGTRWGGQPIIGDSVLVGFSSYDNTIVAIGKGPSELTVTASPKVAAKGNPVIIEGTVMDVSPGTKDPEAMLRFPNGVPAISDGDMSEWMLYVYKHRPRPANAVGVNVKIEAVAPDMSYMNLGTTTSDAYGNYAFSFKPSMDGTYTIIATFEGSRGYYGSTQTTYVNVGAVTSATPIEPEEPVAGFLTTEVAIILAVVIAAIIGVGAYWMLKRK; encoded by the coding sequence ATGAAAATTTTAAATCAAAAAATAAACCTACCAGCTCTGGCGTTAATTGTCATTTTGACAATGTCTGCCAGTCTGATAGTTATACCAACTAGCCTTGCACAGCCAGGAACAACTTGGCCATCATTTCCCGTTTTGTCTATAATTCCTGACGAAGCTGGGGTTGGCCAAGAAGTCTTGCTGTCATACGGTATTACTCGTCAAACTGCCTGGCCACAATCAGGCTGGACAGGAATAACCGTAACCGTTACAGCACCTGACGGAAGCACACAAACTTTAGGACCTTACAATACAGACACAACCGGATTAGGCGGCGCAGTGTTCATCCCAACAATGGCTGGAACATACAAATTCGTATGCAACTTCCCAGAACAAGAAGTCACAGTCAGCGTTGCAGGTCTTGAAGCAGGAACACGAATGTTAGCAAGCCACACTCCAGAAATTGAATTAGTTGTCACTGAAGATGCAGAACGACACTTCTTCCCGGACACTCCTTTGCCCGACGAATACTGGGTAAGGCCAATTGATGCACAAAACAGAGAATGGTATCAAATTGCAGGAAGCTGGCTTGATGGAGCATACAAACGCGGTCACTATAACCGAAATGCAGACGGCAACGCTGCCCCAGAAACTGGCCACATTCTATGGGAAATGGTCCAAGATGTAGGCGGATTAGCTGGAGGCATTGAAGCAGGTTGGCACAGCTTTGAAGACGGAGATGCTTACGAAGGCAAATGGAGCAACCCAATGATCATCGCTGGAACCCTTATTGGCGTTCGATACGTTAGAGGCTTACAATACACATATGCAGTAAATGTACGAACCGGTGAAATGATGTGGGAAAAAGTCCTAGGAGAAGACATTGGTCTAACCTTATCTCCAAGCTTTGGCGAACTAAAATACTGGAGCACAATGAACAACCACGGATACTACGCATACATATGGGCAACCCAAGGCAGCACATGGCACGCGTTTGACCCTCTAACTGGAGTATGGGAATACACCATGACCAATGTTCCCAGCGGAACAAGAGTGCCTGGTCCAAACGGCGAAATCATGATTTACTCCATTAGTATTCAAGCTGGAACAATGAGCGTATGGAACACAACAGCAGCATACTACGACATGATGTTAGCTGAGTACGGCGACAACCCCCTTGCAGAATACCAAGCTGGTCGATGGAGACCAATCGGAACAACATTTAATGCCGGAAACGGAACAACATTAACAACATCATTCCCAACCAACTTGGACGGATCAATAGAAATTGTAATCCCCTTAAACAAAGTCGTTGGTACCAACATGCAATGGGCTGGAGGAGCAGCAGTACAAAACCCACAAATTTGGGCAGTTGACCTAAGACCAGGACGCGAAGGACAAGTATTATTCAACAAAGCATGGCCATTACCTGAGGTAGGCGTTCACTACGACTTTGCAGGTTCACACCCCTTCTCAGTAGAACATGATGTTTTCGTGATTACTGGAAAAGAAACACGTCTGCACTACGGAATCAGCATGACAACAGGAAACCAACTATGGGCAACTACCGCCTTTGAACCATACAACAACGCATATTCAAATGTCTACATGGATCCTTGGGGTCAATCAGTTTGTTACGATAACAAACTTATCACCGCAGGATTTGGAGGAGTTGTAACAGCATACAACCTAGCTAATGGAAATATGCTTTGGCAATACAGAGGAGGCAACGAATACGGAGAATTCTTGTTTGGAAACGATTGGTCCCTTGTAACAGGTTTCATATCTGATGGAAAGGTCTATTTGTTCCACACTGAGCACTCTGCAATTGATCCGAAACCCCGAGGTGCACCCACAGTCTGCCTTGATATTAACAGTGGTAACGAAGTTTGGAGAACTGACGGTTTGAGGTTAGGTACCCGATGGGGTGGTCAACCAATAATCGGAGACAGCGTACTCGTTGGATTTAGCTCATACGACAACACCATCGTTGCTATCGGCAAAGGCCCAAGCGAACTAACAGTTACAGCTTCACCTAAAGTTGCAGCAAAAGGAAACCCAGTAATCATCGAAGGAACCGTTATGGATGTGTCTCCAGGAACTAAAGATCCTGAAGCAATGTTGCGGTTCCCCAATGGTGTGCCAGCAATTTCTGATGGTGACATGAGTGAATGGATGCTCTATGTTTACAAACACAGGCCCCGTCCAGCAAATGCAGTGGGTGTTAACGTTAAGATTGAAGCAGTAGCCCCAGACATGAGTTACATGAACCTTGGAACAACCACAAGCGATGCTTATGGAAATTATGCCTTTAGTTTCAAGCCCTCTATGGACGGCACATACACAATCATTGCAACCTTTGAAGGCTCCCGCGGATACTACGGATCAACCCAAACAACCTACGTAAACGTAGGTGCAGTAACATCAGCCACTCCAATTGAACCAGAAGAACCAGTAGCAGGATTCCTTACAACTGAAGTAGCTATCATATTAGCTGTAGTAATTGCTGCAATAATCGGTGTTGGCGCATACTGGATGCTTAAACGCAAATAA
- a CDS encoding phenylalanine--tRNA ligase subunit beta codes for MPTINLDKNLFSSYVGRDMSVEEMAKWLPWLGTDIEDVGKDYVKIEYNPNRVDFSSCIGVARAFCGLMDWKTGMPKYAVKQGDIILKVDKSVADVRPFIVGATVQGLDIDSNTIRELMELQEALHWMIGRDRKKASIGVHKLDTVEPPFSYVTCTPDGVKFVPLDKTEKMTPQQVLEKHEKGITYKSHVEGASRYPLVVDSKGQILSFPPIINGELTKVDENTQDLFIEVTGTDINAVQRSLNVLVSALADMGGIVETVRVEYSDQVLVTPDLNPQQMKLNVAFSNERLGLDFSEKQTILALKKARLDAKTVGNEVLEVLVPAYRTDILHEIDLVEEVAIGYGVFRLEPTKPATVTTGKKHKVTKVADAIRQILIGLGFTEALNFVLTNEVDHYQKMKQEPEQLVKLANPVSTDYSIIRNDLLPSLMKNLAISKHHVFPQKMFEISDIIKLNQSSETYTERRINLAAVSSHPTANFTEMKSFLESLLTNLGFSNWTVKEANHPSFLQGRAATISFDNVELGIVGEIHPEVLNNFDLENPTGAFEIDLQKVIEIFQ; via the coding sequence ATGCCAACAATAAACCTAGACAAAAATCTATTTTCGTCATATGTTGGACGTGACATGTCCGTGGAAGAAATGGCTAAATGGCTCCCATGGCTGGGAACTGACATCGAAGATGTGGGAAAAGATTACGTTAAAATTGAATATAACCCCAATCGGGTAGATTTTTCTAGTTGCATTGGAGTTGCCCGAGCCTTTTGTGGATTAATGGATTGGAAAACAGGCATGCCAAAATATGCTGTAAAACAAGGAGACATCATTCTTAAAGTGGATAAAAGTGTGGCAGATGTGAGACCGTTTATTGTTGGGGCAACTGTACAGGGGCTAGACATTGATTCTAATACTATTCGTGAACTTATGGAACTGCAAGAAGCTTTGCATTGGATGATTGGTAGAGACCGCAAAAAAGCGTCAATAGGAGTTCACAAACTAGATACTGTTGAGCCTCCCTTTAGTTATGTTACTTGCACGCCAGACGGAGTAAAGTTTGTACCCTTAGATAAAACTGAAAAAATGACTCCCCAGCAAGTTTTAGAAAAGCATGAAAAAGGAATAACATACAAAAGCCATGTTGAAGGGGCTTCACGGTATCCTTTGGTTGTTGATAGTAAAGGGCAGATTCTGTCTTTTCCTCCAATAATTAACGGAGAATTAACAAAAGTCGATGAAAACACTCAAGATCTTTTCATTGAAGTCACTGGAACTGACATTAACGCAGTTCAGCGAAGCTTGAATGTTTTAGTTTCTGCTCTGGCGGACATGGGCGGAATTGTAGAAACTGTTCGAGTTGAATATTCTGACCAAGTCTTGGTTACTCCAGACCTTAATCCTCAGCAAATGAAACTTAACGTAGCCTTTTCCAATGAACGATTGGGTCTAGATTTTTCAGAAAAACAAACAATACTGGCTTTGAAAAAGGCGCGGCTGGACGCAAAAACTGTTGGAAATGAAGTTTTGGAAGTTTTGGTTCCAGCGTATAGAACAGATATACTACATGAGATTGATTTGGTTGAAGAGGTTGCAATCGGTTATGGTGTTTTCAGATTAGAGCCAACTAAACCTGCAACAGTTACTACTGGAAAAAAACATAAGGTAACTAAAGTTGCAGATGCAATTAGGCAGATACTAATAGGTTTAGGTTTCACTGAAGCCCTAAACTTTGTTTTAACTAACGAAGTTGACCATTACCAGAAAATGAAACAAGAACCAGAACAGCTTGTAAAGTTAGCAAATCCTGTTTCTACAGATTATTCCATAATACGAAACGACCTATTGCCCAGTTTAATGAAAAACTTGGCAATTAGTAAACACCACGTTTTTCCACAAAAGATGTTTGAAATCTCCGACATAATCAAACTTAACCAAAGCTCTGAAACATACACAGAACGAAGAATCAATCTCGCCGCAGTTTCATCCCATCCTACAGCAAACTTTACAGAAATGAAATCTTTCCTAGAATCGTTACTAACAAATTTAGGATTCAGCAACTGGACAGTTAAAGAAGCTAATCATCCAAGTTTTCTGCAAGGACGGGCAGCAACAATTTCATTCGATAACGTGGAATTAGGAATTGTCGGAGAAATTCATCCAGAAGTTTTAAACAACTTCGACTTAGAAAACCCCACAGGCGCCTTTGAAATAGATCTACAAAAAGTTATTGAAATTTTCCAGTAA
- a CDS encoding phenylalanine--tRNA ligase subunit alpha: protein MPELRENEQKTLLALEELNGKAPVQEIVKEAGLAHAAVMRGVLSLEENNLIVTHEQKQTLISVTEEGCFHAKNELPERRLLNAVEKFGGEAPVNAVVEESGLEKRFMSVALGWLNRKKWAIINQGKLTALQKPSVGSDEQLLKLLIKNTPLVLEELDPKIQNSISVLKGRGLIEVEEKTNRTLELTEAGWALVKKGITVQQEISQLTPELIRTGNWRNVKLRRFDVTAPGPVIYPGKIHPVQQVIQEVKEIFLEMGFTEIRGDMVETAFWNFDALFQPQDHPARDMVDTFYLSDPKEGKLPKKSIVDGVKQTHENGWVTGSRGWEYKWSPEEAKKLVLRTHTTATTIRYLTEHQEPPVKVFSVDRVYRNEKLDYKHLAEFHQIEGIIMDRKVTIRDLMGTLKEFYQKLGLEKVQFWPSYFPYTEPSLQSTVYVPELNNWVELCGMGIFRPEVLAPLGVKHPVLAWGGGLERLILLKMGIEDIRLLYKNDLGWIRRTPTCQQ, encoded by the coding sequence GTGCCTGAACTTCGGGAAAATGAACAAAAAACATTGCTTGCGCTTGAAGAACTCAATGGGAAAGCGCCCGTACAAGAAATAGTTAAAGAAGCGGGCTTGGCTCACGCCGCAGTTATGAGGGGTGTACTTTCTCTTGAAGAAAACAACTTGATTGTAACCCATGAACAAAAACAAACTTTAATTTCAGTAACTGAAGAAGGCTGTTTCCACGCAAAAAATGAACTTCCCGAACGCCGATTGCTAAATGCTGTAGAAAAATTTGGGGGTGAAGCCCCAGTTAATGCAGTTGTTGAAGAGTCAGGTCTAGAAAAAAGATTCATGTCTGTTGCTTTGGGTTGGCTTAATCGAAAAAAATGGGCAATTATTAATCAAGGAAAGTTAACAGCTTTACAGAAACCGTCAGTTGGATCAGACGAACAACTTCTAAAGCTTTTGATAAAAAACACTCCTTTAGTTCTGGAAGAACTAGATCCAAAAATTCAAAACAGCATATCGGTTCTTAAAGGCAGGGGACTGATCGAAGTTGAAGAAAAAACTAATCGAACTTTAGAATTAACTGAAGCGGGCTGGGCGTTAGTCAAAAAAGGGATTACAGTCCAGCAAGAAATCAGCCAGTTAACTCCTGAACTTATACGAACAGGTAATTGGCGAAATGTAAAGCTGCGACGTTTTGATGTAACAGCTCCTGGACCGGTAATTTACCCGGGTAAGATTCATCCAGTTCAGCAGGTAATTCAGGAAGTTAAAGAAATTTTCTTAGAAATGGGCTTTACAGAAATCAGGGGTGACATGGTTGAAACAGCTTTTTGGAACTTTGACGCCCTGTTCCAGCCTCAAGACCATCCAGCACGGGACATGGTAGATACTTTCTATTTGTCTGACCCCAAAGAAGGAAAGTTGCCCAAAAAATCAATAGTTGACGGAGTTAAGCAGACACACGAGAACGGTTGGGTTACTGGTTCCCGGGGTTGGGAATACAAATGGAGCCCAGAAGAAGCAAAGAAACTTGTGCTTCGAACACATACCACAGCGACTACTATTCGTTATTTAACTGAACACCAAGAACCCCCAGTGAAAGTTTTTTCAGTTGACCGGGTTTACCGCAACGAAAAATTGGATTACAAACATTTAGCAGAATTTCATCAAATTGAAGGCATAATCATGGACCGCAAAGTCACCATACGTGACCTTATGGGAACTTTAAAAGAGTTTTATCAAAAGCTTGGTCTAGAAAAGGTGCAGTTTTGGCCCAGTTATTTTCCGTACACTGAGCCTTCATTACAGTCTACTGTTTATGTTCCAGAACTAAACAACTGGGTTGAACTTTGTGGAATGGGTATCTTTCGTCCAGAAGTTTTGGCACCTCTTGGGGTGAAACATCCAGTTTTAGCGTGGGGTGGAGGCTTGGAACGCTTGATTTTGTTGAAAATGGGCATTGAGGACATCCGGTTGTTATACAAGAACGATTTAGGTTGGATAAGGAGGACCCCAACATGCCAACAATAA
- the trpS gene encoding tryptophan--tRNA ligase: MTAADEEKDVLDPWGTTVIKDYNHLYEEFGIQKFDEFRCQIPSPNVYMRRGVIFGHRDFGRILHSMKEGNEFAVMSGIKPTGEFHLGTLMTAKEIIYFQQQGAQAFYAIADIEAYEDNRLPFDETEKIAVGNVADLLALGFDPKKGHIYRQYKEQRVRNLAVHFGAGVTLATMKAIYGERHIGLYLSALIQAGDILLPQHKDFGGPKPTVVPVGVDQDAHLRLTRDLANKFRKQFKFMPPSSTYHKILKGLDGSPKMSKRNPMSYFTLNETPKAIGKKIASAFTGGRATVEEQKDLGGIPEICPIYEIEMCHFVEDDKEVCETYKCCKCGSLLCGEHKAKTKQIVMKFVEEHQRKREKLVDTAREILGVN, translated from the coding sequence TTGACTGCTGCAGATGAAGAAAAAGACGTTCTTGACCCTTGGGGAACAACGGTAATTAAAGATTACAATCACTTATACGAAGAATTTGGTATACAAAAATTTGATGAATTTAGATGCCAAATTCCTAGCCCTAATGTGTACATGCGAAGGGGAGTAATTTTTGGTCACCGAGACTTTGGTCGCATATTGCATTCTATGAAAGAGGGAAACGAGTTTGCAGTAATGAGTGGAATTAAACCCACTGGGGAATTCCATTTAGGAACTCTCATGACCGCCAAAGAAATCATCTATTTTCAGCAACAAGGAGCCCAAGCGTTCTATGCTATCGCTGACATAGAAGCATACGAAGACAACCGACTGCCCTTTGACGAAACAGAAAAAATCGCAGTAGGGAATGTTGCAGATTTGCTGGCTTTAGGTTTTGACCCCAAAAAAGGGCACATATACAGGCAATATAAAGAACAACGGGTTCGAAACTTGGCGGTTCATTTTGGTGCAGGAGTAACCCTAGCAACCATGAAAGCAATTTATGGTGAACGCCATATTGGTCTTTATCTTTCTGCACTTATTCAAGCAGGAGACATTCTTTTGCCTCAACACAAAGATTTTGGTGGACCCAAACCAACAGTTGTTCCAGTAGGAGTAGACCAAGATGCTCATCTGCGCTTGACACGTGATTTGGCTAACAAGTTCCGTAAACAATTCAAGTTCATGCCTCCATCTTCAACGTATCACAAAATTTTGAAAGGTTTAGACGGTTCCCCAAAAATGTCTAAACGCAACCCTATGAGTTACTTTACTTTGAATGAAACACCAAAAGCAATCGGCAAAAAGATTGCAAGCGCCTTTACTGGAGGACGGGCAACTGTAGAAGAACAAAAGGATCTTGGGGGCATTCCTGAAATTTGTCCAATCTATGAAATTGAAATGTGCCATTTTGTTGAAGACGATAAAGAAGTCTGTGAAACTTACAAGTGCTGCAAATGTGGAAGCTTGCTTTGTGGGGAACATAAAGCTAAAACAAAACAGATTGTCATGAAGTTCGTTGAAGAACATCAAAGAAAACGAGAAAAACTTGTTGACACCGCAAGAGAAATCCTAGGAGTTAACTAA